Proteins encoded by one window of Musa acuminata AAA Group cultivar baxijiao chromosome BXJ2-9, Cavendish_Baxijiao_AAA, whole genome shotgun sequence:
- the LOC135622843 gene encoding deoxyuridine 5'-triphosphate nucleotidohydrolase-like isoform X2, translating into MGNAVAGGVAAKSFPRLCTSKPYGRSSIAPYPSVVILPPPLSRARMASSDAVNGGSPGVQEPSPKVPKLSQNGGLHGEIRLPLIRVKKLSQNAILPSRASPLSAGYDLSSAAGVLVPARGKALVPTDLSIAIPADTYARIAPRSGLAWKHSIDVGAGVIDADYRGPIGVILFNHSDVDFEVKPGDRIAQVIIERIMTPEVVEVLDLDSTVRGDGGFGSTGY; encoded by the exons ATGGGAAACGCCGTGGCGGGAGGTGTTGCCGCCAAAAGTTTCCCGAGGCTTTGTACCTCGAAGCCCTACGGCCGCTCCTCCATTGCGCCATATCCATCCGTCGTTATCCTTCCTCCGCCTCTCTCCCGAGCCAGAATGGCCTCCAGCGACGCTGTCAATGGCGGCAGCCCGGGCGTCCAGGAGCCGTCTCCAAAGGTCCCAAAGCTCTCTCAGAACGGTGGCCTCCACGGGGAGATCCGGCTCCCTCTTATTCGCGTCAAGAAGCTATCGCAAAATGCCATCTTGCCTTCTAGGGCTTCCCCTCTTTCCGCCGGCTACGATCTCTCAAG CGCCGCGGGAGTGCTAGTGCCTGCTCGAGGCAAAGCCCTCGTTCCTACTGACCTCAGCATCGCCATTCCGGCTGACACTTATGCCCGCATTG CTCCGAGATCGGGCCTGGCATGGAAGCACTCGATCGATGTGGGAGCCGGCGTGATCGATGCTGACTACCGTGGGCCTATTGGTGTCATTCTGTTCAACCACTCGGATGTGGACTTTGAGGTGAAGCCTGGGGATCGGATAGCTCAGGTGATAATTGAAAGGATCATGACTCCAGAAGTTGTGGAGGTTCTTGATTTGGACTCCACTGTCAGGGGCGATGGAGGGTTTGGATCCACAG GTTATTGA
- the LOC135582700 gene encoding uncharacterized protein At1g01500-like isoform X1: MRRSYGCESEGGGRRLLDPLRSVAVAFVFSLLLVRKILRCAFRFLLHHRNHNRRTRVEAGLKDEGALKVVSKLEESARKADFLNMDCGYNSPNFHGDDDSSCDSGRKIIVHPLYLPKSSPWLDLKVVYVRLSNYELNESIPEHLTIKHISLTADTILEVNGRRSGISSDSVSCLLRRDRIDKKSEEVTFVSTDCVRMTGSVRFDVCDGDDMLLSGVLELSNHNGLDVEPKKHKGKWSMRCQTVATAAYHFYDGKIKGSEVPSPIIEVYVAGCSSGTPIILTKTIQLRCQKKHCRKLAQNSFLEDESMKLKKEFPMEDVLKVSGYEEQISEKDADIDYYSLHSDAAYIEEDGELSWFNAGVKVGVGISVGVCLGIGIGVGLLVRTYQATRRNIKRRLL; the protein is encoded by the exons ATGCGACGGAGCTACGGATGCGAAAGCGAAGGTGGTGGCCGCCGTCTCCTCGATCCGCTTCGGTCGGTGGCCGTCGCTTTTGTCTTTTCTCTTCTCCTCGTGAGAAAGATTTTGCGGTGTGCTTTCCGATTTCTTCTACACCATAGAAACCACAATCGACGAACTCGTGTCGAAGCGGGATTAAAAG ATGAAGGAGCTTTGAAGGTGGTGAGTAAATTAGAAGAATCTGCCAGGAAAGCTGACTTCTTGAATATGGATTGTGGCTACAATTCGCCAAATTTCCATGGAGACGACGACTCGTCATGCGATTCTGGTAGGAAGATCATCGTCCATCCTCTTTACCTTCCCAAGTCGTCTCCTTGGCTCGACCTGAAGGTCGTTTATGTGAGGTTGAGCAATTATGAGCTCAATGAATCAATTCCTGAGCATCTCACTATTAAGCACATCTCCCTGACTGCGGATACTATCCTGGAAGTTAATGGAAGAAGAAGTGGCATATCCTCTGACAGTGTCTCTTGCTTGCTTAGAAGAGATAGGATCGATAAGAAATCAGAAGAAGTCACTTTTGTCAGCACGGATTGTGTAAGGATGACGGGAAGTGTGAGATTTGATGTTTGTGATGGAGATGATATGTTGCTTAGTGGAGTGTTGGAGTTAAGCAATCACAACGGTTTAGATGTAGAACCAAAAAAACATAAAGGGAAATGGAGTATGAGATGCCAAACTGTTGCAACAGCTGCCTATCACTTTTATGATGGAAAGATTAAGGGTTCAGAAGTTCCTTCGCCCATAATTGAGGTGTATGTTGCTGGGTGTTCCTCAGGGACTCCCATTATCTTGACTAAGACCATTCAGCTTCGTTGCCAGAAGAAGCATTGCAGGAAGCTGGCGCAGAATTCTTTCCTGGAAGATGAATCCATGAAGTTGAAGAAAGAATTTCCAATGGAGGATGTTCTGAAG GTATCAGGGTATGAAGAACAAATATCGGAGAAAGATGCTGATATAGACTATTACAGTTTGCATTCCGATGCTGCCTATATAGAAGAGGATGGCGAACTCTCATGGTTCAATGCCGGTGTCAAGGTCGGAGTGGGGATCAGTGTGGGTGTCTGTCTTGGCATTGGAATTGGTGTTGGTTTGCTGGTCCGCACTTACCAAGCTACGAGGCGAAACATTAAAAGACGACTTCTGTAA
- the LOC135622842 gene encoding guanine nucleotide-binding protein subunit beta-like isoform X1 has product MSVAELKERHIAATATVNSLRERLKQRQQLLVDTDVAAYGRSQGRSAISFGSTDLVCCRTLQGHTGKFQDICQVYSLDWTPEKNRIVSASQDGRLIVWNALTSQKTHAIKLQCPWVVTCAFAPNGQSVACGGLNSACSIFNLNSQVDRDGNIRVSQILTGHKGYVYSCQYVPDQETRLITSSGDQTCILWDVTTGQRISVFGGEFPSGHTADVLSVSINSSNSNMFVSGSCDTTARLWDTRIASRAVRTYHGHQGDVNTVKFFPDGQRFGTGSNDSTCRLYDMRTGHQLQVYSQQHDGDDNDIPTVTSIAFSISGRLLFAGYSSGACYVWDTLLAEVVLNLGELQNSHEGCISCLDLSSDGSALCTGSWDKKLKIWAFGGQRRVI; this is encoded by the exons ATGTCGGTTGCGGAGCTGAAGGAGCGGCACATAGCCGCGACGGCTACGGTTAATTCTCTGAGGGAGCGGTTGAAGCAAAGGCAACAGCTGCTTGTTGATACTGATG TGGCTGCATATGGTAGGAGCCAAGGGAGATCGGCTATTAGTTTTGGCTCCACGGATCTGGTTTGCTGCAGGACTTTACAGGGTCATACTGGCAAG TTTCAAGATATCTGTCAGGTTTATTCATTGGACTGGACGCCTGAAAAGAACAGGATAGTTAGTGCTTCTCAGGACGGGAGATTAATTGTGTGGAATGCTTTAACAAGTCAGAAAACACATGCTATAAAGCTTCAGTGCCCCTGGGTCGTGACCTGTGCTTTTGCACCAAATGGCCAATCTGTTGCATGTGGAGGTCTCAACAGTGCCTGCTCTATTTTCAATCTCAATTCTCAAGTTGACAGAGATGGCAATATTCGTGTTTCGCAGATACTTACTGGGCACAAGGGCTATGTGTATTCATGTCAGTATGTTCCAGATCAAGAAACTCGCTTGATTACGAGTTCAGGCGATCAAACATGCATTCTGTGGGATGTCACCACTGGCCAAAGGATCTCTGTTTTTGGTGGTGAATTTCCTTCAGGGCACACAGCTGATGTTTTGAG CGTCTCGATCAACAGTTCAAACTCAAACATGTTTGTTTCTGGTTCCTGTGATACAACTGCTCGACTATGGGACACTCGAATTGCTAGTCGGGCAGTTCGAACATATCACGGTCACCAGGGAGATGTAAACACCGTCAAGTTTTTCCCTGATGGACAAAGATTTGGGACTGGCTCCAATGACAGCACATGCAGGCTATATGATATGAGAACTGGGCATCAGCTTCAAGTATACAGTCAACAGCATGACGGTGATGACAATGATATCCCAACTGTCACATCTATTGCCTTCTCTATATCAGGAAGACTGCTCTTTGCTGGATACTCCAGTGGTGCTTGTTATGTGTGGGATACACTGTTGGCTGAG GTGGTTCTGAACCTGGGAGAACTTCAGAATTCTCATGAGGGATGCATAAGCTGCTTAGATTTGTCTTCTGATGGTAGTGCTTTATGCACAGGTAGCTGGGACAAGAAGCTAAAG ATTTGGGCATTTGGAGGACAGAGGAGGGTTATCTGA
- the LOC135622843 gene encoding deoxyuridine 5'-triphosphate nucleotidohydrolase-like isoform X1 translates to MGNAVAGGVAAKSFPRLCTSKPYGRSSIAPYPSVVILPPPLSRARMASSDAVNGGSPGVQEPSPKVPKLSQNGGLHGEIRLPLIRVKKLSQNAILPSRASPLSAGYDLSSAAGVLVPARGKALVPTDLSIAIPADTYARIAPRSGLAWKHSIDVGAGVIDADYRGPIGVILFNHSDVDFEVKPGDRIAQVIIERIMTPEVVEVLDLDSTVRGDGGFGSTGV, encoded by the exons ATGGGAAACGCCGTGGCGGGAGGTGTTGCCGCCAAAAGTTTCCCGAGGCTTTGTACCTCGAAGCCCTACGGCCGCTCCTCCATTGCGCCATATCCATCCGTCGTTATCCTTCCTCCGCCTCTCTCCCGAGCCAGAATGGCCTCCAGCGACGCTGTCAATGGCGGCAGCCCGGGCGTCCAGGAGCCGTCTCCAAAGGTCCCAAAGCTCTCTCAGAACGGTGGCCTCCACGGGGAGATCCGGCTCCCTCTTATTCGCGTCAAGAAGCTATCGCAAAATGCCATCTTGCCTTCTAGGGCTTCCCCTCTTTCCGCCGGCTACGATCTCTCAAG CGCCGCGGGAGTGCTAGTGCCTGCTCGAGGCAAAGCCCTCGTTCCTACTGACCTCAGCATCGCCATTCCGGCTGACACTTATGCCCGCATTG CTCCGAGATCGGGCCTGGCATGGAAGCACTCGATCGATGTGGGAGCCGGCGTGATCGATGCTGACTACCGTGGGCCTATTGGTGTCATTCTGTTCAACCACTCGGATGTGGACTTTGAGGTGAAGCCTGGGGATCGGATAGCTCAGGTGATAATTGAAAGGATCATGACTCCAGAAGTTGTGGAGGTTCTTGATTTGGACTCCACTGTCAGGGGCGATGGAGGGTTTGGATCCACAGGTGTGTGA
- the LOC135622842 gene encoding guanine nucleotide-binding protein subunit beta-like isoform X2, whose product MSVAELKERHIAATATVNSLRERLKQRQQLLVDTDVAAYGRSQGRSAISFGSTDLVCCRTLQGHTGKVYSLDWTPEKNRIVSASQDGRLIVWNALTSQKTHAIKLQCPWVVTCAFAPNGQSVACGGLNSACSIFNLNSQVDRDGNIRVSQILTGHKGYVYSCQYVPDQETRLITSSGDQTCILWDVTTGQRISVFGGEFPSGHTADVLSVSINSSNSNMFVSGSCDTTARLWDTRIASRAVRTYHGHQGDVNTVKFFPDGQRFGTGSNDSTCRLYDMRTGHQLQVYSQQHDGDDNDIPTVTSIAFSISGRLLFAGYSSGACYVWDTLLAEVVLNLGELQNSHEGCISCLDLSSDGSALCTGSWDKKLKIWAFGGQRRVI is encoded by the exons ATGTCGGTTGCGGAGCTGAAGGAGCGGCACATAGCCGCGACGGCTACGGTTAATTCTCTGAGGGAGCGGTTGAAGCAAAGGCAACAGCTGCTTGTTGATACTGATG TGGCTGCATATGGTAGGAGCCAAGGGAGATCGGCTATTAGTTTTGGCTCCACGGATCTGGTTTGCTGCAGGACTTTACAGGGTCATACTGGCAAG GTTTATTCATTGGACTGGACGCCTGAAAAGAACAGGATAGTTAGTGCTTCTCAGGACGGGAGATTAATTGTGTGGAATGCTTTAACAAGTCAGAAAACACATGCTATAAAGCTTCAGTGCCCCTGGGTCGTGACCTGTGCTTTTGCACCAAATGGCCAATCTGTTGCATGTGGAGGTCTCAACAGTGCCTGCTCTATTTTCAATCTCAATTCTCAAGTTGACAGAGATGGCAATATTCGTGTTTCGCAGATACTTACTGGGCACAAGGGCTATGTGTATTCATGTCAGTATGTTCCAGATCAAGAAACTCGCTTGATTACGAGTTCAGGCGATCAAACATGCATTCTGTGGGATGTCACCACTGGCCAAAGGATCTCTGTTTTTGGTGGTGAATTTCCTTCAGGGCACACAGCTGATGTTTTGAG CGTCTCGATCAACAGTTCAAACTCAAACATGTTTGTTTCTGGTTCCTGTGATACAACTGCTCGACTATGGGACACTCGAATTGCTAGTCGGGCAGTTCGAACATATCACGGTCACCAGGGAGATGTAAACACCGTCAAGTTTTTCCCTGATGGACAAAGATTTGGGACTGGCTCCAATGACAGCACATGCAGGCTATATGATATGAGAACTGGGCATCAGCTTCAAGTATACAGTCAACAGCATGACGGTGATGACAATGATATCCCAACTGTCACATCTATTGCCTTCTCTATATCAGGAAGACTGCTCTTTGCTGGATACTCCAGTGGTGCTTGTTATGTGTGGGATACACTGTTGGCTGAG GTGGTTCTGAACCTGGGAGAACTTCAGAATTCTCATGAGGGATGCATAAGCTGCTTAGATTTGTCTTCTGATGGTAGTGCTTTATGCACAGGTAGCTGGGACAAGAAGCTAAAG ATTTGGGCATTTGGAGGACAGAGGAGGGTTATCTGA
- the LOC135582700 gene encoding uncharacterized protein At1g01500-like isoform X2, with the protein MDCGYNSPNFHGDDDSSCDSGRKIIVHPLYLPKSSPWLDLKVVYVRLSNYELNESIPEHLTIKHISLTADTILEVNGRRSGISSDSVSCLLRRDRIDKKSEEVTFVSTDCVRMTGSVRFDVCDGDDMLLSGVLELSNHNGLDVEPKKHKGKWSMRCQTVATAAYHFYDGKIKGSEVPSPIIEVYVAGCSSGTPIILTKTIQLRCQKKHCRKLAQNSFLEDESMKLKKEFPMEDVLKVSGYEEQISEKDADIDYYSLHSDAAYIEEDGELSWFNAGVKVGVGISVGVCLGIGIGVGLLVRTYQATRRNIKRRLL; encoded by the exons ATGGATTGTGGCTACAATTCGCCAAATTTCCATGGAGACGACGACTCGTCATGCGATTCTGGTAGGAAGATCATCGTCCATCCTCTTTACCTTCCCAAGTCGTCTCCTTGGCTCGACCTGAAGGTCGTTTATGTGAGGTTGAGCAATTATGAGCTCAATGAATCAATTCCTGAGCATCTCACTATTAAGCACATCTCCCTGACTGCGGATACTATCCTGGAAGTTAATGGAAGAAGAAGTGGCATATCCTCTGACAGTGTCTCTTGCTTGCTTAGAAGAGATAGGATCGATAAGAAATCAGAAGAAGTCACTTTTGTCAGCACGGATTGTGTAAGGATGACGGGAAGTGTGAGATTTGATGTTTGTGATGGAGATGATATGTTGCTTAGTGGAGTGTTGGAGTTAAGCAATCACAACGGTTTAGATGTAGAACCAAAAAAACATAAAGGGAAATGGAGTATGAGATGCCAAACTGTTGCAACAGCTGCCTATCACTTTTATGATGGAAAGATTAAGGGTTCAGAAGTTCCTTCGCCCATAATTGAGGTGTATGTTGCTGGGTGTTCCTCAGGGACTCCCATTATCTTGACTAAGACCATTCAGCTTCGTTGCCAGAAGAAGCATTGCAGGAAGCTGGCGCAGAATTCTTTCCTGGAAGATGAATCCATGAAGTTGAAGAAAGAATTTCCAATGGAGGATGTTCTGAAG GTATCAGGGTATGAAGAACAAATATCGGAGAAAGATGCTGATATAGACTATTACAGTTTGCATTCCGATGCTGCCTATATAGAAGAGGATGGCGAACTCTCATGGTTCAATGCCGGTGTCAAGGTCGGAGTGGGGATCAGTGTGGGTGTCTGTCTTGGCATTGGAATTGGTGTTGGTTTGCTGGTCCGCACTTACCAAGCTACGAGGCGAAACATTAAAAGACGACTTCTGTAA